Genomic DNA from Oncorhynchus mykiss isolate Arlee chromosome 2, USDA_OmykA_1.1, whole genome shotgun sequence:
caaaaaaagtatttagtcagccaccaattgtgcaagttctcccacttaaaaagatgagagaggcctgtaattttcatcataggtacacttcaactatgacagacaaaatgagaaaaaaaatccagaaaatcacattgtaggacttttaatgaatttatttgcaaattatggtggacaaTAAGTATTAGTatcataaatgtggcataactgtgtgacataatcacccatgtcaaatgtgacataacccactatgtcGAATATGATATAAACATGTCCTTAATAATGTCCTTAATAATGGGTGACATGTTGTGCTGAAGCTGAACATGATCTAAAGTGAAGTCATGTTAGTCACATTACACCTAATCTCATTCCCAGACACTAGCACCCTAATGCGTGGAACacaaggggagactctcacaaacacaatggtgtTCAACGTTTTGCTCTACGGCCCCCAcgagtgtcaggagactcgtctgaagtcagtaCCTTcaatgtgccaacttctgtttggtagcgtccgaaccgtttgggctacaaactaatgggACCCCACTGTGAAAAGGGGGGACTCTaatgaacacgatggtgttctcatCTGAAGGTTACCGGTACTGGTtaaaaacaattatttttttaaatttatttttacatCTCCTACATTTAGAACAGACATTTCAAAAATAGCTTATTATGATGTATTTTTTGACTGTCCTTTTTTGccgtttatgaatgtgttattcaatgtgtttctaaggATGTTAGTAGTAAAGACCAAAAtctatattttatcaaatcatttttcTACATATCCTAAGATCTTAAAactccaaatcaaatagctaaataatcTTAAAACAACTCCATATGTCAGTATAGCTCGGATAATAGCTAATATCCAATTTGATTTTCTCTCTAAACTCTGAATAGAATAGGAATagggttatacagtgccttcagaaagaattcccCCAACATATTCGACTCTAAAAAGTGAACAACTACAAAATAAATGATATTACAATAAATAAAAGTGGCCACTTGATTTGCAAACTCATCAGATGTGCGCTTTACTGAGCTACAGAAACacagctaaccaaacaacagcgCAGGGCATGCACACTAAATTAAGGGCAACTACACTCAAAAACGTACGTTTCTTAGATTTTTCCCAGACACCAAAAGTCATCCCCTGATGTTGTTTATGCATTTTTGTGAACACAGACACACTTGTCTCAATTGATGGGGCATGTGAAAGAAATGTTTTAACCACCcaccagccacatctagctaaggtctgctgcctcagtttgtatgatggcaatttgcatatactccagaatgttatgaagagtgttcagatgaattgcaattaattgcaaagtccctctttgccaatGCAAATTAACTAAATCCCCcaacaacatttccactgcatttcagccctgccacaaaaggaccagctgacatcatgtcagtgattctcttgttaacacaggtgtgagtgttgacgaggacaaggctggagattactctgtcatgctgattgagtttgaataacagactggaagcttcaaaaggaggttgGTGCTTGGAATcgttcttcttcctctgtcaaccatggttacctgcaaggaaacacgtgccatcatcattgctttgcacaaaaaagggCTTCCATGCAAGAATATTattgccagtaagattgcacctaaatcaaccattaatcggatcatcaagaacttcaaggagagcggttcaattgttgtgaagaaggcatcagggcgcccaagaaagtccagcaagaaAGTTGATTCAGGTTTGGGATCGGGGccccaccagtacagagcttgctcaggaatggcagcaggcaggtgtgagtgcatctgcatgcacagtgaggcgaagacttttggaggatggcctggtgtcaagaagggcagcaaagaagccacttctctccaggaaaaacatcagggacagactgatattctgcaaaaggtacaggggtTGGATTGCTGAGGACTGgtgtaaagtcattttctctgatgaatcacctttccaattgtttggggcatccggaaaaaagcttgtccggagacaaggtgagcgctaccatcagtcctgtgtcatgccaacagtaaagcatcctgagaccattcatgtgtggggttgcttctcagccagtGAGAAGTGGATTCCCTTACAATTTTGACTAAGAACACAGCCAGGAacaaagaatggtaccaacacatcctccgagagcaacttctcccaaccatccaggaacagtttggtgacgaacaatgccttatccagcatgatggagcaccttgccataaggaaaaagtgataactaagtggctcggggaacaaaaaattgatattttgggtccatggccaggaaattccccagaccttaatcccattgagaacttgtggtcaatcctcaagaggcgggtggacaaacaaaaacccacaaattctgacaaactccaagcattgattatgcaagaatgggctgccatcagtcaggatgtggcccagaagttaattgacaggaTGCCaaggcagattgcagaggtcttgaaaaagaagggtcaacgctgcaaatattgactctttgcatcaacgtcatgtaattgtcaataaaatcctttgacacttatgaaatgcttgtaattatacttcagtattccatagtaacatctgacaaaaatatctaaagacactgaagcagcaaactttgtgaaaattaatatttgtgtcattctcaaaacttttggccacgactgtacacctgGTTAACTTGATTGTTCACATCTggcgaagtggagtcttttgtttagacatgctactagcttgctagctaaacaatgaaccataatcctcATACATTAGCAATAGAAACGAATTGTCATAGCTATACACCATACATGAGATTATGTAGTATGAATCTGTAGGTAGCTAAAGccaaccaactaggttcaatgttagctagctaacagtacgttTTAACTTGCAacgaaaacaactttctgacaaaatgagaaacttctaatatctgaaaatgtagctagactcttacccgtatacatggatgaatgaTTCACGCCAGACTGCAACCCCTTTCATTGAATAAGACATCATGTGTCATTTCTGTTTAGTTTGTACAGCTTGCTTGGCCCCTTTGTatcaagtcactctggttcacactgaccatgtgcaatgccataagaatcatcagatctttctccctctctgtcacggatggttgcccttagtttgaagatgtaattcGGAGATTAcacagccttctgtgttctcttttcgactccctctgcattttcacacccctgagtcaatagtttgtagaagcacctttggcagtgattacagagtctttctgggtacattTCTAAGagtttccacacctggattgtgcaacattttcccattattatttaaacaattcttcaagctctgtcaaatcggttgttgatcattgctagacaaccattttcaggtcttgccatagattttcaagaagaTTTAAGTCAAAAGACGGCCACTCAGGAGCGTTCACTGTcttcttagtaagcaactccagtgtagatttggccttaggTTATTGTTCAGCttaaaggtgaattcatctcccagtgtggtgaaaagcagactaaaccaggtttcctctaggataatttttatcctgaaaaactccccagtccttaacgattacataCCCattataacatgatgcagccaccactatgcttgaaaatatagagagtgatactcagtaatgtgttgtattggatcaCAGCCAAGTCACCATTGGCATCATGGTGGAaaccctgagcggtttccttcctctccggcaacttagttaggaaggacacctatatctttgtagtgactgggtatattgatacaccatctaaagtggAATTAATAACTTCAATGTCAGATTTGTTCATTTTTAcaaatctaccaataggtgcccttatttgcgaggcattgggaaacctccctggtctttgtgcttGAATCTGTGCTTAAAATtaactgcttgactgagggaccttacagataattgtatgtgtggggtacagagatgaggtagtcattcaaaaatcatgttaaacactattattgcacatagagtgagtccatgcaacttattacgtgACTTGTTATGCACAGTTTTACTCCtgcacttatttaggcttgctataacaaaggggttgaatacttacttactgactcaagacatttcagcttttcttttgtaattaatttgtaaaaattaaGTATTAAGTATTGTGTGTAAACACGGACCAAAACAATCTTAATTTAATCTATTTGAAGCTCTGACGAAGAAAACCAGAAACACTTTTCAATGAGAAAACAGAAATCCACTTTGGGTAAAACAAAACATATATAGACTTCTGTTTTCAAGTAGGCTACGATGCAATACTTGTGATCATGTTAAGGAGAACAAAACTACTTAGCCTACATTTGAACACCCGTGCAGAAGCTTTGCTATTCGGCTTCTTCCCAATTAAGTAGTCTAGTTTTGTTGTTTGGCTACTTGAAGAGAACTATGTCCTATCACTCGCAGCCCACCTCTTCCAATGTATTGTGGAAAAGTGGGCATCGAATTCTACTAGACGAAGATCCAAAATTAGtataacatcctggcatttatACCATACTCTATTTTTGAAAATGTACATACTGTAACTATAATTCTATTTTTGCATACTGAGAATGCGTCATGTGCAATTGCATTGTTTCCTGCTATTCATTGATTTCGGTAGCACATCCCCATATCTAAttgatcagctgttgtcaaagccGAAATTAATGACATCCAGGCATTTAAAGTATGCTCGATTTTGGAAATGTTGCATACTATTAAACATAATTTTTCATTAATATTAATAATTAATACCCaagtatgggtattcggacacAACTACTGTCCATCAGCACATttcccaggcctctctctctcttgctgtgtgtgtgtgtgtgtgtgtgtgtgtgtgtgtgtgtgtgtgtgtgtgtgtgtgtgtgtgtgtgtggtgtgtgtgtgtgtgtggcgtactCACTGATATCCTCAGACAGAGGGGGGAACTCATAGATGTGTTCGCAAGTGTTCTTGCTACTGGGCATACAGAAGCCAAACTCAAAGTCAAAGCTTTTGAGCAGCTTCTCTCTGAAGTAGTGCCTCTCAATCATCCGGAAGTTCTCTATGGGCATGTCTCCTACGGTGAACTCAACactgagagaggggaaggatggtGAGATAAAGGCAGAAAGAGTGGGGGGGAAAGGCAATTTCCTTGGGATTAAAATGTGTCCTTCTttgtagagttagagttagacttCAGTGTAAATTGAGGGTTAGGTTTAGACTTTTGTGTAcattgagggttagggttagacttcTGTGTAAAATGGGGATTAGGGTTACAGACCTCTTTGTGAGTTAATGGGTTAGACTTACGTGGCGCCAACTTGTCTTAGCCGGAGGAAGGCGGGGGTGAACTGGTAGCGGACAAACCTCCCGGCGTTTGTATCAATGACGCTTTTATCTCCTGCTTTATctacgcacagacagacagacagacagacagacagacagacagacagacagacagacagacagacagacagacagacaaaggtaACAGTCATCATAATAGGCCAATcagacccctgtgtgtgtgtgtgtctcacctgtatGAGGAGGTTTGGTGATTTCGAACAGCACTGTgcctgtctccatgtctctgaTCTTGAACCTGGTGAAGTCAATGCTGTACACATTCTCACCTGGCCCACATAAGTAGTCTgatagagggtgagggagggagggagggagggagagaaagagagggggtgttaagggagggaaaaggagagaaagagaggatgttaATATAAACACAATTATATactatttattttctttctttataGAAGAAAGGAAGTCTTCATCTACTGATCCTCTGTTTCTGTAAAGTCTTTAAATAAATGGTTGCCAATGCTGAGTGCATAACAATAACCTTGAGGATCACACATACAGTGTAAATAGGTTAGGTTACTAGGAATACACAGGCAGGAGATTACCAAAGCAATATTCTATCTTTATTTACATCTTATTTAAACAGGGACATCCTATTGAGACCAAAGCTTATTTTACAAGGGAGCCCGGCACACAATCATATAAATTCACAATAGCAAAGTAAAGAAAAACTATATTTACAAGAAATGTAAGAAAAGTAACTTACAAAATCTAATcatgaaaaacaaacacattcctcAACCATCTGAACTGCCCCTAGTGGCACCAAAACATCCACCTTTAGAGAGTTCTGGAGATCATTCCTCTAGTAAGGTGCAAAAAAACTAAACTTAACTCTGTGGAGACCGAAGGGATCTCCAAAGTTAGCCATGCCTGTGATCGGGCCTGGTGACTCAAATGTCTGTCATTCAATAATGAAGTAAGGATTTTAGAAACAAAAAGAGAGCAGCGCATTGATCTGCAAGTTTTAAGAGAGGTCCAGCCTACTTTCTGATAAAGAATTCAGTGATGTGTATGGACCCTATCACCCTCAATAAAGGATAGTGCATTATGATAAACTGTGTCCAATGGCTTAAATAGAGTGacagctgcattcatatagacCATATCGCCATAATCTGAAGCCGGAATGAATGTTGTCTGAATTATTTGTTTTCTGCTATTTAACGAAAGGCATGCCCTATTCCTATAAAGGAGGCCCATTTTAATTCTTAACTTCTTAAAAACTATTCATCAGtatgcttttttgaaagataactTTTCATCAATCCAGATACCCAAATATTTATCCTGAGTCCACAAAAAatgtacaaatcaaatcaaaatcatcaaatcaaatgtatttatatagcccttcgtacatcagatgatatctcaaagtgctgtacagaaatccagccacAAACAGCGAGCAATGCAGTGCAGGTAAatgcagcaagcaatgcaggtaatGCACCTttctcaaacagcaagcaatgcacctttctaatattgaatTGCGCATGGGTTCCCCTCAaattagggactgatttagacctgggacaccaagtgtgtgcaattaattatgaAAAGAAAACCAGCAGTCTCTGGATCTCGTAcggtaagagttgagtacccaTGATGATTAtgctgtgttcaaaacaactgggaagtcGGAACTTGGAAATCTCCAAGTCAACACGGAACTGGGAAAAGTTGTTCTAaccggtcatccaactcggaattccaggTGGGGAACTCGAGCTTCGACTTACCGACCTGATTATCTCTGACTTTATGATTTGATCTATTTTTTCCCCCCAGTtgtcccagagttcccagttgtcttgaaagcacaatTATTATGAATttttatggacaaaagagcaagattatttgtatttgtcaaatggtaGCTAAGTATCGattatcatgtcaccagaataagattTCCTTTATTGGAAAGGaccatcaagctcatcaccttgcactttcaccacactgtgaagttcatcattacttatattatctgtagcctaataaactgcatgctttcccgatgAGTCGTACTGGGAGGAGCACACaacaatatttgcgcataaaagcgtttccactgacatttctcgcataattaattttacagacacaaaaagatcccaccatgtctagTGTATTTTGTTTAGTCGACATTCGTAAAGTTTACTGACAAattttctgtttccatcaggcctgtcatatTTTGTTTCCGACATGTAATATActtgcataaaaaggttggatggaaacctggttagcgATAATAAAAAGTACGGGGCCCAAAATCGACCCTTGGTGGACACCTTTGGTAATATCTAGGAAACGTGATTTAACACCATCAGAAGAAACACattgtgtcctgtctgtcaggtGGTTTTCAAACTAATTGCAGGCTGCCTGCTACAGGCCAATTTCAGACAGTCTACGAATTAAAGGCTCAGTGCAGTAAAAAATGAAAATTTTCCTgtgtttaatatacagtgccttgcgaaagtattcggcccccttgaactttgcgaccttttgcaacatttcaggcttcaaacataaagatataaaactgtatttttttgtgaagaatcaacaacaagtgggacacaatcatgaagtggaacgacatttattggatatttcaaacttttttaacaaatcaaaaactgaaaaattgggcgtgcaaaattattcagcccccttaagttaatactttgtagcgccactttttgctgtgattacagctgtaagtcgcttggggtatgtctctatcagttttgcacatcgagagactgaaattttttcccattcctccttgcaaaacagctcgagctcagcgaggttggatggagagcatttgtgaacagcagttttcagttctttccacagattctcgattggattcaggtctggactttgacttggccattctaacacctggatatgtttatttttgaaccattccattgtagattttgctttatgttttggatcattgtcttgttggaagacaaatctccgtcccagtctcaggtcttttgcagactccatcaggttttcttccagaatggtcctgtatttggctccatccatcttcccatcaattttaaccatcttccctgtccctgctgaagaaaagcaggcccaaaccatgatgctgccaccaccatgtttgacagtggggatggtgtgttcagctgtgttgcttttacgccaaacataacattttgcattgttgccaaaaagttcaattttggtttcatctgaccagagcaccttcttccacatgtttggtgtgtctcccaggtggcttgtggcaaactttaaacaacactttttatggatatctttaagaaatggctttcttcttgccactcttccataaaggccagatttgtgcaatatacgactgattgttgtcctatggacagagtctcccacctcagctgtagatctctgcagttcatccagagtgatcatgggcctcttggctgcatctctgatcagtcttctccttgtatgagctgaaagtttgtagggacggccaggtcttggtagatttgcagtggtctgatactccttccatttcaatattaccggttgcacagtgctccttgggatgtttaaaacttgggaaatctttttgtatccaaatccggctttaaacttcttcacaacagtatctcggacctgcctggtgtgttccttgttcttcatgatgctctctgcgcttttaacggacctctgagactatcacagtgcaggtgcatttatacggagacttgattacacacaggtggattgtatttatcatcattagtcatttaggtcaacattggatcattcagagatcctcactgaacttctggagagagtatgctgcactgaaagtaaaggggcagaataattttgcacgcccaatttttcagtttttgatttgttaaaaaagtttgaaatatccaaaaaatgttgttccacttcatgattgtgtcccacttgttgttgattcttcacaaaaaaatacagttttatatctttatgtttgaagcctgaaatgtggcaaaaggtcgcaaagttcaagggggccgaatactttcgcaaggcactgtacatttccacactatgaggttggaataatactgtgaaagggatgataatgcccttttagcgTAAGAGCTGTTTTAGTTTTGGTCAcaccaggcagtaaattagttaatagaccaataagaagcCTTTCTGCcaaaaacagctagttttcagttttcccctccccaccacTCACAGAATgttctagcaaaattcttgcttgtgaaatagtttttggctaaaaagctatttttctTTTTCACaattttaattaaaaacaatcaatcagtAAGGTACTTAAATGAGAATTCCACGATTTGTATTAATCAGTATTTTtgatgtaaatggcatgttatagaaggTTAGACAGTTTTCTTACAATctgtttttgagaaacttaccccaCCAGCAATTGACTGCCTTAGCCTCATTCTGGAGTTCCAGggctccaaaaacacccaaatgCGTCCTTTTACAAACAACAAAGTTCTCAGTATCGTAACCCAGTACTTTAGATCTTGTACACATGAAAATGTGTTATACCGAATGTTATAATCCATTTAGTTGAACTCAAGTGATAAATCAGTCTTATCTAGcgacatttgaaattgtgtttttacattggataaaagtagagactcagagctacaaaattgtaTCACACaatacagttgaggaacaatgggaaagtaatttagctttgaaagttgataaactggtaaatatatatattcttttcacctttagttaaccaggtaggccagttgataacaagttctcatttacaactgcgacctggcccagataaagcaaagcagtgcggcaaaaacaacaacacagagttatacataaacaaatgtacaatcaataacacaatacaaagggaagaaaaaataaaaatcaatgtTCAGTGTGGttaaatgtagaagagtagggaggtaggcaataaacaggcaatagaggcaaaataattgcaatttagcattcacactggagtgatagatgtgcagatgatgatgtgcaagtagagatactggagtgcaaaagagctagagggtaagtaatactatggggatgaggtagttgggtgggctatttacagactgGCTGTGAACAGGTAttgtgatcggtaagctgctctgacagctgatgcttaaagttagagagggagaaataagactccagcttcagtgatttttgcaattcgttccagtcattggcagcagataactggaaggaaaggcaaccaAAAGAAGTGTTGGCATTGGGGATGACCAgttaaatatacctgctggagcacgtgctacgggtgggtgttactATGGTGACCCGTGAGATGAGATAAGGCACggctttaacctttctgatctccccatcccggatccgggatcgtgaatacagactcaagctcattaccataacgcaacgttaactattcatgaaaatcgcaaattaaatgaaataaatatgctagctctcaagcttagccttttgttaacaacactgtcatctcagattttcaaaatatgcttctcaaccattgcaaaacaagcatttgtgtaacagtattgatggctaacgtagcatttagcattagcattcagctggcaacatttacacaaaaaaacagaaaagcattcaaataaaatcatttacctttgaagaacttcagatgttttcaatgaggagactctcagatagcaaatgttcagtttttcctgaaagattatttgtttaggacaaatcgctccgttttctgcgtcacgtttagctatgaaaaaacccctgtatccaggattgtgtaaatctatcagcaagctcattagcataacacaacgttaactatttatgaaaatcgcaaatgaaatgaaataaatatgccatctctcaagcttagccttttgtaaacaacactgtcatctcagattttcaaaatatgcttctcaaccataggaaaacaataatttgtgtaaaagtagctagctagcgttagcatttcgcgttagcatttagcgttagcattagcgttagcatccagcacgcaacattaacaaaaacataaaagccttcaaataaaatcatttacctttgaagaacttctgatgttttcaatgaggatactctcagttagatagcagatgctcagtttttccaaaaagattccttgtgtattagaaatagctccgttttatacatcacatttggctaccaaaaaaaatccgaaaattcagtcctcaaaacgcgaacttttttccaaattaactccatattatcgactgaaaacatggcaaacgttgtttagaatcaatcatcaaggtgtttttcacatatctcttcattgatacatcgttcttggacacatgctttctcccctgaatcaaatggtaaagtagaagcagctggcaattgcgcaccgaattcgacgcaggacaccaggcggacacttggaaaatgtagtctcttatggtcaatcttccaatgatatgcctacaaatacgtcacaatgctgctaagaccttgggcgaacgacagaaagtgtaggctcattcgttgcgcaatcacagccatataaggagagaatggaaaacagagcttcagaaattctgctaattcctgggtgatgcatcatcttggtttcgcctgtagaatgagttctggggcacttacagacaaaatctttgcagattctgaaacttcagagtgttttctttccaaaactgtcaagaatatgcatagtcgagcatcttttcgtgacaaaatatcgcgcttaaaacgggaacgttttttatccaaaaatgaaatagcgcccctagagctctaacaggttaactagcaaagacttatacatgacctggagccagtgggtttggcgacgaatatgtagtgagggccagccaacgagagcatatagttgcagtggtgggtagtatatggggctttggtgacaaaatggatggcactgtgatagactacatccagtttgctgagtagagtattgggggctattttgtaaatgacatcgccgaagtcaaggatcgataggatagtcagttttacgagggtatgtttggcagcaaggAGGATTTGAATGAGgcttgttgtgaaataggaagtcAATTCTagattaattttggattggagatgtttaatgtgagtctggaaggagagtttataatcaaaccagacacctaggtatttgtagttgtccacatattctaggtcagaactgtccaaagtagtgatgctagtcaggcgggagggtgggggcagcgatcggttgtagagcatgcatttggttctTTTTACTGGCaattaaaagcagttggaggccacggaaggagtgttgtatggcattgactctcgtctggaggttagtttgcacagtgtccaaagaagagccagaagtatacagaatggtgtcgtctgcgtagaggtggatcagagaatcccctgcagcaagagcgacatcattgatgtatacaaagaagagagtcggcccgaagtttgaaccctgtggcacccccatagagactgccagaggtccagacaacatgccctccgatttgacacaattaactctatctgagaagtagttggtaaaccaggtaaggcagtcatttgagaagccaaggctattgagtctgccgataagaatgtggtgattgagtcGAGAGCCTtgaccaggtcgatgaatacggctgcacagtagtgTCTttcatcgatggcggttatgatatcatttaggacgtTGAGCATGaatgaggtgcacccatgaccagctcggaaaccagactgcatagtggagaaggtacggtgggattcaaaatggtcggtgatctgtttgttaacttggaattcgaagattttagaaaggcagggcagggtggctatacagttgaagtcagaagattacatacacctttgccaaatacatttaaactcagtttttcacaattcctgacatttaatcctcgtaaaaatgccctgtctaaggtcagttgGGATAACCACTTTAtatttagaatgtgaaatgtcagaataatggtagagaattatttatttcagcttttatttctttcatcatattcccagtgggtcagaagtttacatacactcaattagtatttcatagtgtt
This window encodes:
- the LOC110491276 gene encoding protein unc-119 homolog A, which encodes MKVKKGCNSMDVGVPATTEEELLGNMAITPEDVLGLQKITENYLCGPGENVYSIDFTRFKIRDMETGTVLFEITKPPHTDKAGDKSVIDTNAGRFVRYQFTPAFLRLRQVGATVEFTVGDMPIENFRMIERHYFREKLLKSFDFEFGFCMPSSKNTCEHIYEFPPLSEDIMREMILHPYKTQSDSFYFVDNKLVMHNKADYSYSGGP